A single region of the Jaculus jaculus isolate mJacJac1 chromosome 15, mJacJac1.mat.Y.cur, whole genome shotgun sequence genome encodes:
- the LOC101606223 gene encoding S-phase kinase-associated protein 1-like — MPSIKLQSSDREIFEVDVEIAKQSVTIKTMLEDLGMDDEGDDDPVPLPNVNAAILKKVSQWCTHHKEDPPPPEDDENKEKRTDDIPVWDQEFLKVDQGTLFELILAANYLDIKGLLDVTCKTIANMIKGKTPEEIHKTFNIKYDFTEEAVAQVSKENQCCEEK; from the coding sequence ATGCCTTCAATTAAGTTGCAAAGTTCTGATAGAGAGATATTTGAAGTTGATGTAGAAATTGCCAAGCAGTCTGTGACCATCAAAACCATGTTGGAAGATTTGggaatggatgatgaaggagatgATGACCCAGTCCCCCTACCAAATGTTAATGCAGCAATACTAAAAAAGGTCAGTCAGTGGTGCACCCACCATAAGGAAGACCCTCCTCCTCCTGAGGATGACGAGAACAAAGAGAAGCGGACTGATGATATCCCTGTGTGGGACCAAGAATTCCTGAAAGTTGACCAAGGAACACTTTTTGAACTTATTCTGGCTGCAAACTACTTAGACATCAAAGGTTTGCTGGATGTTACATGCAAGACTATTGCTAATATGATTAAGGGGAAGACTCCTGAGGAGATCCACAAAACCTTCAATATCAAATATGACTTTACCGAAGAGGCGGTGGCCCAGGTGAGCAAAGAGAACCAGTGttgtgaagagaaataa